One stretch of Sphingomonas sp. HF-S4 DNA includes these proteins:
- a CDS encoding glycine zipper 2TM domain-containing protein → MRILFAAAIAAVALPALPAMAQTPRQEYRENVRDAQRDCNRELRRAESRREYDREMRECRRDLQQAQREYRSDRRENRNRDWRQFRNYDHNRFERGQNAYYAENYYRDGRYYQERRLGRNDRIYRGNDGRYYCRRNDGTTGLIVGGVAGGLLGNTLSNGRNATLGTLLGAAAGAALGSSVDRGNVRCR, encoded by the coding sequence ATGCGTATCCTCTTTGCCGCCGCGATTGCCGCGGTCGCGCTCCCCGCGCTGCCGGCAATGGCGCAGACCCCCCGCCAGGAATATCGTGAGAACGTCCGCGACGCCCAGCGCGACTGCAACCGCGAGTTGCGCCGCGCCGAAAGTCGCCGCGAATATGATCGCGAGATGCGCGAATGCCGCCGCGACCTCCAGCAGGCGCAGCGCGAGTATCGCAGCGACCGCCGCGAAAACCGCAACCGCGACTGGCGCCAGTTCCGCAACTATGACCACAATCGCTTCGAGCGCGGCCAGAACGCCTATTATGCCGAGAATTATTACCGCGACGGCCGCTATTATCAGGAGCGCCGCCTCGGCCGGAACGACCGCATCTATCGCGGTAACGACGGGCGCTATTACTGCCGCCGCAACGACGGCACGACCGGCCTGATCGTCGGTGGCGTCGCCGGTGGCCTGCTCGGCAACACGCTGTCGAACGGCCGCAACGCGACGCTGGGCACGCTGCTCGGTGCAGCCGCCGGTGCGGCGCTCGGCTCGTCGGTCGACCGCGGCAACGTGCGCTGCCGCTAA